A stretch of Gemmatimonas aurantiaca T-27 DNA encodes these proteins:
- a CDS encoding TolB family protein, which yields MIHPRPSWRRFRLLSTAACAVFSAALSACSEQAVLTAPDSPARPSAEDSLATPTPTTPVTPAPPARDVYTLLFDQWGTDAASFERPWLAHTTTPVGGLLSEDVPAETPADTVRRVMDFSGVFDASVSSDGRLMVFTCTTGHGTTLCKATLDSVMRAQMPGAILSTAFSALLADQAAISPDGTQVAFRGWQPGGPVGLFNPGDIYVMNLDGSNLTRLTAAERGRMSYASPAWSPRRIDGAYRLAYAREQRDGDGYAVSRLESMRADGTAMLALTIDTTGSDTEPAWSPDGARVAFVRRGAAARGDLWAVQLDGHARPVAEHALLENELDDVQRAPSWSPDGKRLAFISAHEILGDFYNWQVYSVDASGTDLRRHTSVAREHANPVWVSRTNINSGAAH from the coding sequence ATGATTCACCCGCGCCCCTCGTGGCGGCGCTTTCGTCTGCTCTCCACCGCGGCCTGCGCGGTGTTCTCCGCTGCCCTGTCCGCCTGCAGTGAACAGGCCGTGCTGACGGCCCCGGACAGTCCCGCCCGACCCTCGGCCGAAGACTCGCTGGCGACCCCCACACCGACGACGCCCGTCACACCCGCGCCGCCGGCGCGTGATGTCTACACCCTGTTGTTCGACCAGTGGGGGACCGACGCGGCGTCGTTCGAGCGGCCATGGCTGGCGCATACGACGACGCCCGTGGGCGGATTGCTGTCTGAGGACGTGCCCGCGGAAACACCTGCCGACACCGTGCGTCGCGTCATGGACTTCAGTGGTGTCTTCGACGCCAGTGTGTCCTCCGACGGGCGGCTGATGGTATTCACATGCACCACGGGGCATGGCACCACGCTGTGCAAGGCGACCCTCGACAGTGTGATGCGGGCCCAGATGCCCGGCGCCATTCTTTCCACCGCGTTTTCGGCACTGCTTGCCGATCAGGCGGCCATCAGCCCCGATGGCACGCAGGTGGCGTTTCGGGGATGGCAGCCCGGCGGTCCGGTGGGCCTCTTCAATCCGGGTGACATCTACGTGATGAACCTGGACGGCTCCAACCTCACGCGATTGACGGCCGCCGAGCGTGGACGCATGTCATACGCGTCACCGGCCTGGTCGCCGCGTCGCATCGACGGGGCGTACCGTCTCGCGTACGCCCGTGAACAGCGCGATGGCGACGGCTATGCAGTGTCACGCCTCGAGTCCATGCGCGCGGACGGAACGGCCATGTTGGCGCTCACCATCGACACCACGGGCTCGGACACGGAGCCGGCGTGGTCGCCCGATGGAGCGCGTGTGGCGTTCGTGCGGCGCGGTGCGGCGGCGCGTGGGGATCTCTGGGCGGTGCAGCTCGATGGGCATGCGCGTCCGGTCGCCGAACATGCGCTGCTCGAGAACGAGTTGGACGATGTGCAGCGTGCGCCATCCTGGTCACCCGATGGCAAGCGCCTCGCCTTCATTTCAGCGCACGAGATTCTCGGGGATTTCTACAATTGGCAGGTGTACAGCGTGGATGCGTCGGGCACCGACCTGCGCCGTCATACCAGCGTCGCACGCGAACATGCCAATCCGGTGTGGGTGTCGCGCACGAATATCAATTCCGGCGCGGCCCACTAG
- the purH gene encoding bifunctional phosphoribosylaminoimidazolecarboxamide formyltransferase/IMP cyclohydrolase: MRALLSVSDKSGLLPFAQGLVAKGVELVSTGGTARMLRDAGLAVKDVSEITGFPEMLDGRVKTLHPVVHGGLLARRDLPEHMDAIKAHDIGTIDLVVVNLYPFRETAAKPGVHAEEVIENIDIGGPSMLRSAAKNFTSVWVIVDPSDYAKVLDVINADSDDQTLRTLLAEKVYAHTSGYDAAIAQWFAQQRGEPFPDRYPLSFEKQQSLRYGENPQQRAAFYVEKPGTGLGALVQRGGKELSFNNLLDLEGSLLAIEPFGDQPACAIIKHTTPCGLATGTNALDAYKKALACDPVSAFGSVIAFSVPVDVAAAEAISSLFVECIVAPKFADEAVEILVRKKNLRVLEGKASWPAGTMDLKRVRGGLLVQDRAPAPSEPAQWQVVSSRQPTSQEQRDLLFAWKSVASVKSNAIVLVRDGATIGIGAGQMSRVDASFVAVHKATSLGHATTGSALGSDAFFPFRDGIDQAAAAGVTAIVQPGGSVRDAEVIAAANEHGIAMVFTGERLFRH; encoded by the coding sequence ATGCGCGCGTTGCTTTCCGTGTCCGACAAGTCGGGCCTGCTCCCTTTTGCCCAGGGCCTCGTGGCCAAGGGCGTCGAACTGGTATCCACTGGCGGCACGGCGCGCATGCTGCGTGATGCCGGTCTGGCAGTCAAAGACGTCAGCGAGATCACGGGCTTTCCCGAGATGCTCGACGGACGTGTGAAGACGCTGCATCCGGTGGTACACGGTGGCCTGCTCGCGCGCCGTGACCTGCCCGAACACATGGACGCCATCAAGGCCCACGACATCGGTACGATCGACCTGGTGGTCGTGAACCTGTATCCGTTCCGCGAGACCGCCGCCAAGCCGGGCGTGCACGCGGAAGAAGTGATCGAAAACATCGATATCGGCGGCCCGTCGATGCTGCGTTCGGCAGCCAAGAACTTCACGTCGGTGTGGGTCATCGTCGATCCGTCGGACTACGCCAAGGTGCTCGACGTGATCAACGCCGACAGCGACGATCAGACGCTGCGCACGCTGCTGGCCGAGAAGGTGTATGCACACACCAGCGGGTACGACGCCGCCATCGCGCAGTGGTTCGCGCAGCAGCGTGGTGAGCCGTTCCCCGATCGGTATCCGTTGTCGTTCGAGAAGCAGCAGTCGCTGCGCTACGGCGAGAACCCGCAGCAGCGCGCGGCGTTCTACGTGGAGAAGCCGGGCACGGGCCTCGGCGCGCTCGTACAGCGCGGTGGCAAGGAACTGTCGTTCAACAATCTGCTCGATCTCGAAGGCTCGCTGCTGGCCATCGAGCCGTTTGGCGATCAGCCGGCGTGCGCGATCATCAAACACACCACGCCCTGTGGCCTCGCCACGGGTACCAACGCGCTCGACGCCTACAAGAAGGCGTTGGCGTGTGATCCGGTGAGTGCCTTCGGCAGCGTGATTGCCTTCTCGGTGCCGGTGGACGTGGCCGCCGCGGAAGCCATCTCCAGTCTGTTCGTGGAATGCATCGTGGCGCCGAAGTTTGCCGACGAGGCTGTGGAGATTCTGGTCCGCAAGAAGAACCTGCGAGTGCTCGAAGGGAAAGCATCGTGGCCCGCCGGCACGATGGATCTCAAGCGGGTGCGTGGTGGCCTGCTGGTGCAGGATCGTGCCCCGGCGCCGTCGGAGCCCGCGCAGTGGCAGGTGGTGTCATCACGCCAGCCCACGTCGCAGGAGCAGCGCGACCTACTGTTCGCGTGGAAGTCGGTGGCGAGTGTGAAGTCGAACGCCATCGTGCTCGTGCGCGACGGCGCCACCATCGGCATCGGCGCTGGCCAGATGAGCCGCGTGGACGCCAGCTTCGTGGCCGTGCACAAGGCCACGTCGCTCGGCCATGCAACGACCGGCTCCGCGTTGGGATCGGATGCATTCTTCCCGTTCCGCGACGGCATCGATCAGGCTGCGGCAGCGGGCGTGACGGCCATCGTGCAACCCGGTGGTTCGGTGCGTGACGCCGAAGTGATCGCGGCAGCCAATGAACACGGCATCGCCATGGTGTTCACCGGCGAGCGACTGTTCCGTCACTAG
- a CDS encoding amidohydrolase family protein — protein sequence MHRLVNRLLAAGSVAAVATAFPALAQAQGFRGGTQIKPGEECPAGMTEIRPRTCMAPEKPAPSIVDYRPKSTLKVPGTMNMKAKFPVVDFHGHPSGQLGSVDAIERMGKTLDSLNVRLMIVANNVSGDQLAKGVELVKGTTTMKDRVRFLTGINFNGAGSPEWAAKAVAQLEADAKAGAVGIGEISKGFGLSQKKADGSRLKLNDPSLKPVWDAAARLKLPVFVHTADPQEFFREVDNTNERWLELSLFPDRRYPQDRYPSFEQLMNERDSLFRANPKTTFVTAHLGWHAHDLGRLGKMFDEMPNLNAEMGAVLYDIGRQPRAAHDFFVKYQDRLLFGKDSYQPEEYPYYWRVFETRDDYFDYYRDYHAFWKLYGIDLPDVVLKKIYYQNALRIMPAIPTAGWPK from the coding sequence GTGCATCGTCTTGTGAATCGTTTGTTGGCTGCTGGTTCCGTTGCCGCCGTGGCCACCGCGTTCCCGGCCCTCGCGCAGGCGCAGGGCTTCCGCGGCGGTACGCAGATCAAGCCGGGTGAAGAATGCCCGGCCGGCATGACCGAGATTCGCCCGCGCACCTGCATGGCACCGGAAAAGCCGGCGCCCAGCATCGTGGACTATCGCCCCAAGTCCACACTCAAGGTGCCGGGCACCATGAACATGAAGGCCAAGTTCCCGGTGGTGGATTTTCACGGTCATCCATCGGGGCAGCTTGGCAGCGTGGACGCGATCGAGCGCATGGGCAAGACACTCGACTCGCTCAACGTGCGCCTGATGATCGTGGCCAACAACGTGTCGGGAGATCAGCTCGCCAAGGGTGTGGAGCTCGTGAAGGGCACCACCACCATGAAGGATCGTGTGCGCTTCCTCACCGGCATCAATTTCAATGGCGCCGGATCGCCTGAATGGGCGGCCAAGGCCGTCGCGCAGCTCGAGGCCGATGCCAAGGCCGGCGCGGTGGGCATCGGCGAAATCAGCAAGGGCTTCGGCCTGTCGCAGAAGAAGGCCGACGGCTCGCGCCTCAAGCTCAACGACCCTTCGCTCAAGCCGGTGTGGGACGCGGCGGCGCGACTCAAGTTGCCGGTGTTCGTGCACACGGCCGACCCGCAGGAATTCTTCCGCGAAGTCGACAACACCAACGAACGCTGGCTCGAGCTCTCGCTGTTCCCCGATCGTCGCTATCCGCAGGATCGCTATCCGAGCTTTGAACAGCTCATGAACGAACGCGACAGCCTGTTCCGCGCCAACCCGAAGACCACCTTCGTCACCGCGCACCTGGGCTGGCACGCCCACGACCTCGGTCGACTCGGCAAGATGTTCGACGAAATGCCGAACCTGAACGCCGAAATGGGTGCGGTGTTGTACGACATCGGCCGTCAGCCGCGCGCGGCGCACGACTTCTTCGTGAAGTACCAGGACCGGCTGCTCTTCGGCAAGGACAGCTATCAGCCCGAAGAGTATCCGTACTACTGGCGCGTGTTCGAAACGCGCGACGACTACTTCGACTACTACCGCGACTACCACGCCTTCTGGAAGCTCTACGGCATCGATCTGCCCGATGTGGTGCTGAAGAAGATCTACTACCAGAATGCACTGCGCATCATGCCCGCGATTCCCACGGCGGGCTGGCCGAAGTAA
- a CDS encoding glycosyltransferase family 117 protein, whose amino-acid sequence MTVAATATAATARTASVSYAGAAELDYRPSYLAAAIAGLVTFLLYLVTLAPTTSMWDTSEYIAAAYVLGLPHPPGNPFFVLIGRVFSVLPIAPTVAMRINVLAALSSAVSASLWFLVTERVLVGWMPRRWQRIMGGSLAVLIGATAFTVWNQSVVNEKVYTVSLVGLAVICWLTVRWCDDPEGPMADRLLVLVAYLCGLGYTNHMAGMLAVPAVGLAVLIRRPQTLLRWKLLVACAVAVGFGMTPFATQPIRAAHFPAINEGEPTACATEIAVDCTFSQLTYDRFMYNFNRGQYGKPELGERQAPFTAQLGMYWLYFKWQWLRDAYNEHPGAQNGLAVFYFILVLLGGWMHYKKDRRSFWFFGPLVFTMTLGLIFYLNFKYGHSQAPELGDSVPREVRDRDYFYLWSFSALSVWAALGMFYLWETVATLFGADEVRLGKDTVLEPRPRSFALASPLLAIAFVPLIGNWTQASRSGQTDTGDFAHDLLNSVEPYGILITVGDNDTFPLWYAQEVEGIRKDVIVANTSLLNTDWYVRQLIRRAPSPYEPDKGPELYRAMGAAATMPKGSPINMTFEEADALPLAIQTPENAAFVKGEIIAQPRTPQLMKADQIVYFMIRDAFPQRPIYFSRTAGGYPYELGLERYVITHGMAKKLMDKPIEPSPDVMMVQGEGIVDVKRSYELWNSVFTANKSLAKRNGWVDDASVGIPDLYVISGITLAEALAQMGQTARSDSVYQQSKGIATAMRRSALFGFDRQPNLPVTPGADTAAQQLLLPPAGDKQ is encoded by the coding sequence ATGACTGTCGCAGCCACCGCCACCGCGGCGACGGCCCGCACCGCCAGCGTTTCATACGCCGGTGCCGCCGAACTCGACTACCGCCCGTCCTATCTGGCCGCCGCCATCGCGGGGCTGGTGACCTTCCTGTTGTATCTGGTCACCCTCGCCCCCACGACGTCCATGTGGGATACCAGCGAGTACATCGCCGCCGCTTACGTGCTCGGCTTGCCGCACCCACCAGGCAACCCGTTCTTCGTGTTGATCGGTCGTGTCTTCAGCGTGCTGCCGATCGCGCCCACCGTGGCCATGCGCATCAATGTGCTGGCCGCGCTGTCGAGCGCCGTCTCAGCGTCGCTCTGGTTCCTCGTCACCGAACGGGTGCTCGTGGGCTGGATGCCCCGCCGCTGGCAGCGCATCATGGGCGGCTCGCTCGCCGTCCTGATCGGCGCCACCGCATTCACGGTGTGGAACCAGTCGGTCGTGAACGAGAAGGTCTACACGGTCTCTCTGGTCGGACTCGCGGTCATCTGCTGGCTCACGGTGCGCTGGTGCGATGATCCGGAAGGCCCGATGGCGGATCGCCTGCTGGTGCTGGTCGCATATCTGTGTGGTCTGGGCTACACCAACCACATGGCCGGCATGCTGGCCGTGCCTGCCGTGGGCTTGGCCGTCCTGATCCGCCGACCGCAGACGCTGCTCCGCTGGAAGCTGCTCGTGGCCTGCGCCGTGGCTGTTGGCTTCGGCATGACGCCGTTTGCCACGCAACCCATTCGCGCGGCGCACTTCCCGGCCATCAACGAAGGCGAACCCACCGCCTGCGCCACCGAGATCGCAGTGGATTGTACGTTCAGTCAGCTCACGTACGATCGCTTCATGTACAACTTCAATCGCGGGCAGTACGGCAAGCCGGAACTCGGCGAACGCCAGGCGCCGTTCACGGCGCAGCTCGGGATGTACTGGTTGTACTTCAAGTGGCAGTGGCTGCGTGACGCCTACAACGAACATCCGGGCGCACAGAACGGCCTCGCCGTCTTCTACTTCATCCTCGTCCTGTTGGGCGGGTGGATGCACTACAAGAAGGACCGACGAAGTTTCTGGTTCTTCGGGCCGTTGGTGTTCACCATGACACTGGGGCTGATTTTCTATCTCAATTTCAAGTACGGCCATTCGCAGGCCCCGGAGCTCGGAGACTCGGTCCCCCGCGAGGTGCGTGACCGAGACTACTTCTACCTGTGGAGCTTTTCGGCGCTGAGCGTGTGGGCCGCGCTGGGCATGTTCTATCTGTGGGAAACGGTAGCCACGCTGTTTGGCGCCGATGAAGTGCGGCTGGGCAAGGACACCGTGCTCGAGCCGCGTCCGCGCAGCTTTGCGCTGGCGTCACCGCTGCTCGCTATCGCTTTTGTGCCGCTGATCGGCAACTGGACCCAGGCTTCACGTTCCGGCCAGACCGACACCGGCGACTTTGCGCACGACCTGCTCAATTCGGTGGAGCCCTACGGCATCCTCATCACGGTCGGCGACAACGACACTTTCCCGCTCTGGTATGCGCAGGAAGTCGAAGGCATCCGCAAGGATGTCATCGTGGCCAACACGTCGTTGCTCAACACGGACTGGTACGTGCGGCAGCTCATCCGCCGTGCTCCGTCGCCGTACGAACCGGACAAGGGACCGGAGCTCTATCGTGCCATGGGTGCCGCCGCCACCATGCCGAAGGGTTCGCCCATCAACATGACGTTCGAAGAAGCCGACGCACTCCCGCTGGCCATTCAGACGCCGGAGAACGCCGCCTTCGTGAAGGGCGAGATCATCGCGCAGCCGCGCACACCGCAGCTCATGAAGGCCGACCAGATCGTCTACTTCATGATCCGCGACGCGTTCCCGCAGCGCCCGATCTACTTCAGCCGCACCGCTGGTGGCTACCCGTATGAGCTCGGCCTCGAGCGCTATGTGATCACGCACGGCATGGCGAAGAAGCTGATGGACAAGCCCATCGAGCCGTCACCGGACGTCATGATGGTCCAGGGTGAAGGCATCGTGGACGTGAAGCGCAGCTACGAACTCTGGAACAGCGTCTTCACGGCCAACAAGTCGCTGGCCAAGCGGAACGGTTGGGTGGATGACGCGTCCGTTGGCATCCCCGATCTGTACGTCATCAGCGGCATCACGCTGGCGGAAGCGCTGGCGCAGATGGGACAGACGGCGCGCTCCGATTCGGTGTACCAGCAGTCGAAGGGCATCGCCACGGCGATGCGCCGCTCCGCCCTGTTCGGATTCGATCGGCAGCCCAATCTCCCGGTGACACCGGGTGCCGACACCGCCGCGCAGCAACTGCTGTTGCCGCCGGCTGGCGACAAGCAGTAA
- a CDS encoding Ig-like domain-containing protein has product MIRRLVAWAVALVAGTACANQALPPGGPPDTAGPVIVRITPEINSVGAVPKSVELRFDEVISEIPRGATNLSELVFISPKSGDARVNWSRSRITIRPERGWKPNTVYSVQIKPGIQDLRNNGIDSIIRIVFSTGGEIPDTRIGGVAFDWFAAKGLASAVVEAVASDSTVYQAVADSVGRFELRNLPSGPYVVRAYADRNSNRDLDPLEMWDETTVTLTQEARTELYAFGHDTVGLRITEVAVQDSNRVLKVVFDKPYPNDLQFSTDMIVVTRADSTPVAVQSVQNALEKTIRDSTLAKQRTDSIAAAAEAKLDTSRVARLRRDSLLTVRRQDSLAAAQRSALERQRAAARARGGRIVPVDTTPPPKMSRPRVYNEIFVTLAAPLPWQTQYRLQTIAVRSLSGTVKSPSRNFATPRAPRVDSAAARRDSLARRDTTAAGRAPAPRPDTLQRR; this is encoded by the coding sequence GTGATCCGGCGGCTGGTGGCGTGGGCGGTGGCGCTGGTCGCAGGAACGGCCTGCGCCAATCAGGCGTTGCCGCCTGGTGGCCCGCCGGACACGGCGGGGCCGGTCATCGTGCGAATCACCCCGGAGATCAATTCCGTGGGCGCGGTGCCGAAGTCGGTGGAGCTGCGTTTTGACGAGGTGATCAGCGAGATCCCGCGTGGTGCCACCAATCTCAGTGAGCTGGTGTTCATCAGCCCCAAGAGTGGTGACGCGCGCGTGAACTGGAGTCGCAGCCGCATCACGATACGACCGGAGCGAGGCTGGAAGCCGAACACGGTGTATTCGGTGCAGATCAAGCCGGGCATCCAGGATCTGCGCAACAACGGCATCGACTCGATCATCCGCATCGTCTTCTCGACCGGTGGCGAGATCCCCGACACCCGTATCGGGGGCGTGGCCTTCGACTGGTTTGCGGCCAAGGGGCTGGCGAGTGCGGTCGTGGAAGCCGTGGCATCCGACAGCACGGTGTATCAGGCGGTAGCCGATTCTGTCGGTCGTTTCGAGCTGCGCAACCTGCCGTCCGGTCCGTACGTGGTGCGCGCTTACGCCGATCGCAACAGCAATCGTGATCTCGACCCCTTGGAGATGTGGGATGAGACCACGGTGACGCTCACACAGGAAGCGCGCACCGAACTGTACGCATTTGGGCATGACACGGTGGGACTGCGCATCACGGAAGTCGCGGTGCAGGACAGCAACCGTGTGCTCAAGGTGGTGTTCGACAAGCCGTACCCCAACGATCTGCAGTTCTCCACCGACATGATCGTGGTGACGCGTGCCGATTCGACGCCGGTGGCCGTTCAGAGTGTACAGAACGCTCTGGAGAAGACGATCAGGGATTCCACACTGGCGAAGCAGCGCACGGACTCCATTGCGGCCGCCGCCGAGGCCAAGCTGGATACCAGTCGCGTGGCGCGGCTGCGTCGCGATTCACTGCTCACGGTGCGGAGGCAGGACAGCCTCGCCGCGGCGCAGCGTTCGGCACTCGAACGCCAGCGCGCGGCGGCGCGTGCGCGTGGTGGCCGTATCGTGCCCGTCGACACCACACCGCCGCCCAAGATGTCGCGACCGCGGGTGTACAACGAGATCTTCGTGACACTGGCGGCGCCACTGCCCTGGCAAACGCAGTACCGCCTGCAAACGATCGCCGTGCGCAGTCTGTCAGGTACGGTCAAATCGCCATCGCGCAATTTCGCCACGCCACGTGCCCCCCGGGTGGACTCGGCGGCGGCGCGTCGTGACTCGCTGGCCCGGCGCGATACCACCGCAGCGGGTCGCGCACCCGCGCCCCGCCCCGACACCTTGCAACGCCGATGA
- a CDS encoding D-glycero-alpha-D-manno-heptose-1,7-bisphosphate 7-phosphatase gives MTTSARTALFIDRDGTLIADAHYLADASRVVLLPDAVAAVRRANEAGVPVVIITNQSGIARGLITEAQYDAVRDRTVALLAAQGAEVLATYHCPHEARTPPVCDCRKPGIGLYQRAAQEHQLSLPHSGYIGDRWRDVQPAIATGGVGVLVPGIETPAADVETARSSSEPRVFLADRLLEAVTISLATVGQAHHHGEITRGRAPA, from the coding sequence ATGACCACCAGTGCGCGCACGGCGCTGTTCATCGATCGCGACGGCACCCTCATCGCCGACGCGCACTATCTCGCCGATGCCTCGCGGGTGGTGCTGCTCCCCGATGCCGTGGCCGCCGTGCGCCGCGCCAACGAAGCGGGCGTGCCGGTGGTGATCATCACGAATCAGTCGGGCATCGCACGGGGCCTCATCACCGAGGCTCAGTACGATGCGGTGCGCGACCGCACGGTGGCGTTGCTGGCGGCGCAGGGCGCTGAGGTGCTGGCGACGTACCACTGCCCCCACGAAGCGCGCACGCCACCCGTGTGCGACTGCCGCAAGCCGGGCATTGGTCTCTACCAGCGTGCGGCGCAGGAGCACCAACTGTCGTTGCCACATTCCGGATACATCGGGGATCGCTGGCGCGACGTGCAGCCCGCCATTGCCACGGGCGGTGTGGGTGTGCTGGTGCCCGGCATCGAGACGCCGGCAGCCGACGTCGAAACCGCCCGATCGTCATCCGAGCCGCGTGTTTTTTTGGCTGACCGGTTACTCGAGGCGGTCACCATTTCTCTGGCCACCGTGGGCCAGGCGCACCACCATGGCGAAATCACGCGAGGCCGAGCGCCGGCCTGA
- the purN gene encoding phosphoribosylglycinamide formyltransferase, with the protein MIADPAPSTRTADAAASAAPMRIAVLASGGGSNLQALIDHFAAAGAPYGRIVFVASDKATSGALTRAAAAGIATGVVAVPQDGNALVEQLANAGAELLVLAGYLKLIPAAVVQAYHGRLINVHPALLPAFGGPGMYGQRIHIAVLEHGATVTGVTVHFVDEHYDRGPIIAQWPVPVLPADTPQSLGARVLHIEHRLFPLCVAAVASGSVVLGDDNRVHGHLPTPVSIATHDWRFSIAPDDTEPLSASAFGADLARLFPR; encoded by the coding sequence ATGATCGCCGACCCTGCCCCGTCCACTCGGACCGCTGACGCGGCGGCGAGCGCTGCGCCAATGCGTATCGCCGTGTTGGCCTCCGGCGGTGGTTCGAATCTGCAAGCGCTCATCGATCACTTTGCCGCAGCAGGCGCGCCCTACGGGCGTATCGTGTTCGTGGCCTCGGACAAAGCCACGTCGGGTGCACTCACCCGTGCCGCGGCTGCGGGCATCGCCACCGGCGTGGTGGCCGTCCCGCAGGATGGCAATGCACTCGTCGAGCAGTTGGCCAACGCCGGCGCGGAGCTGCTGGTCCTGGCGGGCTATCTCAAGCTGATTCCCGCCGCCGTCGTGCAGGCCTATCACGGCCGCCTGATCAATGTGCATCCCGCGCTGCTGCCAGCCTTCGGTGGTCCGGGCATGTACGGTCAGCGCATCCACATCGCGGTGCTCGAACATGGTGCCACCGTCACCGGTGTGACGGTGCACTTCGTGGACGAGCACTACGATCGCGGCCCCATCATCGCGCAGTGGCCCGTGCCGGTGTTGCCTGCCGACACACCGCAGTCACTTGGGGCCCGGGTGTTGCACATCGAACATCGCCTGTTCCCGCTCTGTGTTGCCGCCGTGGCCTCCGGCTCGGTGGTCCTGGGCGATGACAACCGAGTGCATGGCCACCTGCCCACACCAGTGAGCATTGCCACGCACGACTGGCGGTTCAGCATTGCCCCGGATGACACCGAGCCGCTGTCGGCATCGGCATTCGGAGCCGATCTCGCGCGACTGTTTCCGCGCTGA